A genomic window from Halorubrum trapanicum includes:
- a CDS encoding M20/M25/M40 family metallo-hydrolase — translation MDDERSAFLDDLLATPSPSGFETAAQRVWTDYVREFADRVDTDAYGNAVAVHEGDPDAPAIAVTGHADEIGFIVRDVLDDGFLRIGRIGGSDRTVSKGQHVTVHADEPVQGVIGQTAIHLRDGGDEEYEDVAGQFVDIGAEDAEAAREHVEVGDPVTFSSGVRDLVGDRIAARGVDNRAGAWAAAEGLRRAAAAGVDATVYAVSTVQEEVGLQGARMVGVDLDDVDAFVAVDVTHATDNPDVDRERRGPVELGAGPVIGRGSANHPTLVDLARDAADDAGLEVQLQAAGTRTGTDADAFYTARGGVPALNVSIPNRYMHTPVEVIDTTDLDAVADLLAAIGAAAGDLDAASTPFAVDV, via the coding sequence ATGGACGACGAGCGCAGCGCGTTCCTCGACGACCTCCTCGCGACGCCGAGCCCTTCGGGCTTCGAGACGGCCGCACAGCGGGTCTGGACCGACTACGTCCGCGAGTTCGCGGACCGGGTCGACACCGACGCGTACGGCAACGCCGTCGCGGTCCACGAGGGCGACCCCGACGCGCCGGCGATCGCCGTCACCGGCCACGCCGACGAGATCGGGTTCATCGTCCGCGACGTGCTCGACGACGGCTTCCTCCGCATCGGGCGCATCGGCGGCTCCGACCGCACCGTCTCGAAGGGCCAGCACGTGACGGTCCACGCCGACGAGCCCGTTCAGGGCGTGATCGGCCAGACCGCGATCCACCTGCGGGACGGCGGCGACGAGGAGTACGAGGACGTCGCGGGCCAGTTCGTCGACATCGGGGCCGAGGACGCCGAGGCGGCGCGCGAGCACGTCGAGGTCGGCGACCCGGTCACGTTCTCGTCGGGCGTGCGCGACCTCGTCGGCGACCGGATCGCCGCCCGCGGAGTCGACAACCGGGCGGGGGCGTGGGCGGCCGCGGAGGGGCTCCGCCGCGCCGCCGCGGCCGGCGTCGACGCCACCGTCTACGCGGTCTCGACGGTCCAGGAAGAGGTCGGGCTACAGGGCGCCCGGATGGTCGGCGTCGACCTCGACGACGTCGACGCGTTCGTCGCGGTCGACGTCACCCACGCCACCGACAATCCGGACGTCGATCGCGAGCGGCGCGGTCCGGTCGAGCTCGGCGCCGGCCCGGTGATCGGCCGCGGCAGCGCGAACCACCCCACCCTCGTCGACCTCGCGCGCGACGCGGCCGACGACGCCGGCCTCGAGGTCCAGCTCCAGGCGGCCGGCACCCGCACCGGCACCGACGCGGACGCGTTCTACACCGCCCGGGGCGGCGTGCCCGCGCTCAACGTCTCGATCCCGAACCGGTACATGCACACGCCGGTCGAAGTGATCGACACGACCGACCTCGACGCGGTCGCCGACCTCCTCGCCGCGATCGGCGCGGCGGCGGGCGATCTCGACGCGGCGTCGACGCCGTTCGCCGTCGACGTCTGA
- a CDS encoding SHOCT domain-containing protein gives MALPTFEKKRLIGLIAILSFGLTSLSAVLLPAPLVTLGPALFITGFFILIPLVLVLGEQFPLVASGDESATASPASEGTADRPVAALRERYASGEIDEAEFERRLDRLLATEDLDERFDRIESDRDEGSRERELEPE, from the coding sequence ATGGCCCTCCCCACGTTCGAGAAGAAGCGACTCATCGGGCTCATCGCGATCCTGTCGTTCGGGCTCACCTCGCTGTCCGCCGTCCTCCTCCCGGCTCCGCTTGTGACGCTCGGGCCGGCCCTGTTCATCACCGGCTTCTTCATCCTCATTCCGCTGGTGCTGGTGCTCGGCGAGCAGTTCCCGCTCGTCGCGTCCGGCGACGAGTCGGCGACCGCGTCGCCCGCGAGCGAGGGGACCGCCGACCGGCCGGTCGCGGCGCTACGCGAGCGCTACGCGAGCGGCGAGATCGACGAGGCGGAGTTCGAGCGCCGGCTCGACCGCCTCCTGGCGACCGAGGACCTCGACGAGCGGTTCGACCGGATCGAGTCGGACCGCGACGAGGGGAGTCGAGAGCGCGAGCTGGAACCGGAGTGA
- a CDS encoding DUF302 domain-containing protein: MSDAALPAPTADEALHTTVDLPFEDAVPFVQLEHELADFETVRVTRLDEMIEGMLGHDDVKRTALIVVCHPEIAYDALRIDPTLAGMLPCTTVVYERAGDDRVHVHHVSATKAIRDLGCASAAGGDGDAVEELVAKTGELMAVVWENIETHGRA, from the coding sequence ATGAGCGACGCCGCACTCCCCGCGCCGACCGCCGACGAGGCGCTCCACACGACGGTCGACCTCCCCTTCGAGGACGCGGTGCCGTTCGTCCAGCTCGAACACGAGCTCGCCGACTTCGAGACGGTGCGCGTTACGCGCCTCGACGAGATGATCGAGGGGATGCTCGGCCACGACGACGTCAAGCGGACGGCGCTGATCGTCGTCTGTCATCCCGAGATCGCGTACGACGCGTTGCGGATAGATCCCACGCTCGCCGGCATGCTCCCGTGTACCACCGTCGTGTACGAGCGCGCCGGCGACGACCGCGTCCACGTCCACCACGTCTCGGCGACGAAGGCGATCCGCGACCTCGGCTGCGCGTCGGCGGCCGGGGGCGACGGGGACGCCGTCGAGGAGCTGGTGGCGAAGACCGGAGAGCTGATGGCGGTCGTCTGGGAGAACATCGAGACGCACGGCCGGGCGTAG
- a CDS encoding aspartate aminotransferase family protein — protein MDRDTAAPAVADLPGERAREWVDYHHESAAPSTYVYEFVWDRTAPAEGPFCTDVDGNVLMDFTSHVAAAPLGYNNPLIMDRLEEFDLVDPLKIAGQDFYAAGGPSPGDGIPGASGLMDRLTDLTSHYEMDTVFLSNSGAEAVENAIKIAYDASDGAKYAITFDGAFHGRTLGALSLNRSKSVYRRDFPEISGVTEVPFCDDRTCSPETCSCGFFADGVSRLRRKLDPERGNVHPDDVAYLIMEPIQGEGGYRFPSEAFTDEIAALAEEHDITVIADEIQTGVGRTGEMWGSDHYAYDPDVIASGKGLRVGATVSRSDVFPEETGRLSSTWGAGDLIASAQGALTLDAIEEADLTDNAVVRGRQFKETMRDAALDPVEDVRGKGLLLAVEFDTKERRDAVVDEAFSRGLLTLACGHKVLRVLPPLDVTEREIDLGCNLLADAIAAAA, from the coding sequence ATGGATCGCGACACCGCCGCGCCCGCCGTCGCCGACCTCCCCGGCGAGCGCGCTCGCGAGTGGGTCGACTACCACCACGAGTCGGCCGCGCCGAGCACCTACGTCTACGAGTTCGTCTGGGACCGCACCGCGCCCGCCGAGGGGCCGTTCTGTACCGACGTCGACGGCAACGTCCTCATGGACTTCACCAGCCACGTCGCCGCCGCGCCGCTCGGGTACAACAACCCCCTGATAATGGACCGTCTCGAAGAGTTCGATCTGGTCGACCCCCTGAAGATCGCCGGCCAGGACTTCTACGCCGCGGGCGGCCCCTCGCCCGGGGACGGGATCCCCGGCGCCTCGGGGCTCATGGACCGCCTGACGGACCTGACGAGCCACTACGAGATGGACACCGTCTTCCTCTCGAACTCCGGGGCGGAGGCGGTCGAGAACGCCATCAAGATCGCCTACGACGCCTCTGACGGCGCGAAGTACGCGATCACCTTCGACGGGGCGTTCCACGGCCGGACGCTGGGCGCGCTCTCGCTCAACCGCTCGAAGTCCGTGTACCGCCGTGACTTCCCCGAGATCAGCGGCGTGACCGAGGTCCCGTTCTGCGACGACCGCACCTGTTCGCCCGAGACCTGCTCGTGCGGCTTCTTCGCGGACGGCGTCTCGCGGCTCCGGAGGAAGCTCGACCCGGAGCGCGGGAACGTCCACCCGGACGACGTGGCCTACCTCATCATGGAACCGATCCAGGGTGAGGGGGGCTACCGGTTCCCCTCCGAGGCGTTCACCGACGAGATCGCGGCGCTCGCCGAGGAACACGATATCACGGTGATCGCCGACGAGATCCAGACCGGCGTCGGCCGCACCGGCGAGATGTGGGGCTCGGACCACTACGCGTACGACCCCGACGTGATCGCGAGCGGGAAGGGGCTCCGCGTGGGCGCGACCGTCTCGCGGAGCGACGTGTTCCCCGAGGAGACCGGCCGCCTCTCCTCGACCTGGGGCGCCGGCGACCTGATCGCCTCCGCGCAGGGCGCGCTCACGCTGGACGCGATCGAGGAGGCGGACCTCACCGACAACGCCGTCGTCCGCGGCCGACAGTTCAAGGAGACGATGCGCGACGCCGCCCTCGACCCCGTCGAGGACGTCCGCGGGAAGGGGCTGCTGCTCGCCGTCGAGTTCGACACGAAGGAGCGCCGGGACGCGGTCGTCGACGAGGCGTTCTCGCGCGGTCTCCTCACGCTCGCGTGCGGTCACAAGGTCCTCCGGGTCCTCCCGCCGCTCGACGTCACCGAACGCGAGATCGACCTCGGCTGCAACCTCCTCGCGGACGCGATCGCGGCCGCGGCGTAA
- a CDS encoding zinc-dependent metalloprotease → MDILRSVRTVAEAEGPGVVDWDRAAAAAKDATDPGSIALTDAERAGYAADVRDARTRLADTAGIEFDVPDTVEVQNRHHWIDASVGTFRRVMDPIEAAATGDGEEVGAVGTPGTDSLDVMPDGSPGPTGPAPGAAFARDLSRVANTGSMAFALGFLARNVLGQYDPLLLADEPDAEHGLYFVHPNIVAVAAALDVDYPRFRRWIAFHEVTHAAEFGAAPWLPEYLESRVERGVEGMVGGAGGVEGITGRGLDPDAFAELQAAMTAVEGYAEVLMDRAFDGEYADLRAKLDERRGGGGPVRRLAQRLLGLGLKRRQYERGAEFFRHVADARGIEAAGAVWERAENLPTAAEIDDPEAWLVRVDP, encoded by the coding sequence ATGGACATCCTCCGAAGCGTCCGGACCGTCGCCGAGGCGGAGGGGCCGGGCGTCGTCGACTGGGACCGGGCCGCGGCGGCCGCGAAGGACGCCACGGACCCCGGGTCGATCGCCCTCACCGACGCGGAGCGCGCGGGGTACGCCGCCGACGTGCGGGACGCCCGAACCCGGCTGGCCGACACCGCCGGGATCGAGTTCGACGTGCCGGACACCGTCGAGGTGCAGAACCGCCACCACTGGATCGACGCGAGCGTCGGCACCTTCCGACGCGTGATGGACCCGATCGAGGCGGCCGCGACCGGCGACGGCGAGGAGGTCGGAGCGGTCGGGACTCCCGGAACCGACTCGCTCGACGTGATGCCGGACGGCTCGCCCGGGCCGACCGGCCCCGCGCCCGGCGCCGCCTTCGCGCGGGATCTGTCGCGGGTCGCCAACACGGGCTCGATGGCGTTCGCCTTAGGCTTCCTCGCCCGAAACGTCCTCGGCCAGTACGATCCCCTCCTGCTCGCCGACGAGCCGGACGCCGAGCACGGGCTCTACTTCGTCCACCCGAACATCGTCGCGGTCGCGGCCGCGCTCGACGTCGACTACCCCCGGTTCCGCCGGTGGATCGCGTTCCACGAGGTGACCCACGCCGCGGAGTTCGGCGCGGCGCCGTGGCTGCCGGAGTACCTCGAATCGCGCGTCGAGCGCGGCGTCGAGGGGATGGTCGGCGGCGCGGGCGGCGTCGAGGGGATAACCGGGCGCGGGCTCGACCCCGACGCGTTCGCGGAGCTCCAGGCCGCGATGACCGCGGTCGAGGGGTACGCCGAGGTGCTGATGGACCGCGCGTTCGACGGCGAGTACGCCGACCTCCGGGCGAAGCTCGACGAGCGGCGCGGCGGCGGCGGCCCCGTGCGCCGGCTCGCGCAGCGCCTGCTCGGACTCGGGCTCAAGCGCCGGCAGTACGAGCGCGGCGCGGAGTTCTTCCGACACGTCGCCGACGCGCGCGGCATCGAGGCGGCGGGGGCCGTCTGGGAGCGCGCCGAGAACCTGCCGACCGCCGCGGAGATCGACGATCCCGAGGCGTGGCTCGTCCGGGTCGACCCCTGA
- a CDS encoding non-canonical purine NTP pyrophosphatase produces MLRYVTTNPGKVREAERYLPDGSVERLDFDYAEVQADELGPIAARGAREAYRHADAPVLVDDAGLFVEGLDGFPGPYSSYVEETLGIERVHDIAADLDDRRAAFRCVLGYCDGEGFAASPDPVDRGDRDAAAAAGPDGEGKAGSGGTDADPLPVKLFEGYVPGRIVAPRGDGGFGYDPIFEHDGETFAEMDTDRKNAVSHRGRALAKFAEWYADR; encoded by the coding sequence GTGCTCAGGTACGTGACGACGAACCCGGGGAAGGTGCGCGAGGCGGAGCGGTACCTCCCGGACGGCTCGGTGGAGCGGCTCGACTTCGACTACGCGGAGGTCCAGGCCGACGAGCTCGGCCCGATCGCGGCGCGGGGGGCCCGCGAGGCGTACCGCCACGCGGACGCGCCGGTCCTCGTCGACGACGCGGGGCTGTTCGTCGAGGGGCTCGACGGCTTCCCGGGGCCGTACTCGTCGTACGTCGAGGAGACGCTCGGGATCGAGCGAGTCCACGATATCGCCGCCGACCTCGACGACCGCCGCGCCGCCTTCCGCTGCGTCCTCGGCTACTGCGACGGCGAGGGGTTCGCGGCGAGCCCCGACCCCGTCGACCGGGGCGACCGCGACGCCGCCGCGGCGGCGGGGCCGGACGGCGAGGGTAAGGCGGGGTCGGGCGGGACCGACGCGGACCCGCTCCCGGTGAAACTGTTCGAGGGGTACGTCCCGGGCCGGATCGTCGCGCCGCGGGGGGACGGCGGGTTCGGGTACGACCCGATCTTCGAACACGACGGCGAGACGTTCGCGGAGATGGACACCGACCGGAAGAACGCGGTGTCACACCGCGGACGGGCCTTAGCGAAGTTCGCGGAGTGGTACGCGGATCGATAG